The Anopheles gambiae chromosome 2, idAnoGambNW_F1_1, whole genome shotgun sequence genomic sequence acggtttgccgcaattatctggcataaaaaatatacgcggaagtcaattggaccttctatttgccaatgctgccaatgctatgccttcttggagcgctgctcccccgtcatagcttcacctgttccactcgtcgcgctagacaatcatcatcctgctcttgagacaagtgtgctccttacgcactctcgccctgcatcctctcaacgaatacctacggctcgtatgttcaattttaggaaactggactaccaaaagcttcatcatattttagccggtaccgattggtgctttactgatgatgacataaatcaagctgtagcagcgtttactaatgtaatcacttccgccttcccttcctgctgtcctctcctatcctgtctaccgatcccgtcttcgctccttttccgtaccataaactccttcctactccttcgtgaataattgtatactatagtcagtaagcactattgctgtaacccaacgtggccgagcaattaataaaaaaaaaaaaaaaaaaaaaaaaaaaaaaaagatatgtATGGTGCCTATTATAAGAGGTGAAAGAGACCACCAGgataaaagaataaaaagatACCTATAAGTCTAGGCCCGCATGACCGCGTAGCACGAATCGTGatcagaagaagaggagaTCTTTTTCATCTTTGTATGACCTTCGTACGCCAACTCCAAAAGAAGGACTTGGGCTGGCAAGAACTGCTTGGTTATGTAATTTGTGCCGTTCCCTGACCTATTTGCAGTTCATGCCTTGTGCTGacttttattgaaatttaatgaCCCTTTGATGACATGAGGATCCACCCTGCACCCCATGCAAGAAGATTACATAAAACGCGTAATTGCTTCAGGCGAATTTCTCAAAAGCAGAGATGCACATTGTTCGTTCATTTCACTGTCTCCCTTCCCGTTGAATGACAAGCAAATGCGTAagtttttatattattattttatttttactccACGAGAACAAAGACTTTTTTCGGGATCTGAATTAACATTCCCGAGTGGGAAGACACACAGGTCAGTAAACTATACAACTTCACGCATTCACCTACACCTACGTTCGTGCGGAAATTGGGCAGCTTCGAGGCAGAGGTAATACTTGGCCAAACCAAAGGCCTTGACGATGCCGAGCGATGGGAAGCGTTTATCCTCCGAACGACTGGGCACCGGCATTGGCGGCCGATCCACTAGCGCCTCCGAAGCCCGGGAATCCACCAGCGCCCTGCGAGAAGGACTGAGCGCCGGCATTGGCGGCCGAGCCCGAGAATCCACCGAATCCGTGGCCACCGCCCTGCGTGAACGATTGGCTGCCGGCCGATGCAGCCGATCCCGAGAATCCACCGAACCCACCGTGTCCTCCGTGGCCACCGTGTCCCGGGAAGCCTCCGAAGCCCTGGTTGAACGACTGAGCGCCAGCATTGGCCGCCGATCCCGATCCGCCGAAGCCAACCTGTCGCACTACGCGGGATTCACCTTCTGCAATGTGGACATTTGGACATTAGCGTTAATTGCAAGATTCAACCGCAATACGACGGCTTCCTACAAACTTACCCTGGACGGGCGCACAGGCCACCATCGCCACGCAGGCAACCAGCACCAACAGACACGAGAAGGACTTCATTGTTGAAGGCGGTGTGGGAAAGAACGTTCTGCGAATCGTTACTAAAGCAAGCTCTACAGTTGTACTGATAACTTCAGCGAAGGTACGGTTCGAATTTATACCAGCCTCCCGAGGGTCGGCCATCCCGTACTCGTTGTATGCTTGCTTCCGTTGCTTCCCGTTTAGGTTGTGTGCGGTGCGTAGTCGCTATCAGCAACCAAACCGGTACGAGCGGGATGGAGCCAAAATCAAAACACGATCGACGAGCGGGGGATCTTCCCCCAAGGGCTAGCGGTGGTTAGCTATCAGGAACTGCAGAAGGTTGCACGTTTTTCCCACAGACAGTGGGGTTTTCCCGATGCAGCTCGGGAACCACAGGGAGTTGGTAGGTCCATGGGATGTTAGCGCTGCTTagtgaaggaaggaaaatgacTCCGAGAAGCTGTAAAACAgttgcaacaaaaaatctgCAATTACTTATTGGTATTAGTTAAGCTAATGCATGTACGTTGGAAgttattgaaacatttttgggaaatatttcctttttctttggtACATCACAATCATAAGCATATATCTGCAAAAATCAGGCTCTTTGTAACTGTGTAGAGCAAGACTTTCTTGACTGAGCCTCAAACCACGATCATGTCCGATCTTATACGAGCTAGTGAGACTATGTGTTAAACCTCAGACTGCTTGCAAAAGATATCTTTTTCTATTTAGAgcaggggcctccaaacttttcagttcgcgggccgcattgcttcaaaaataacaatattgagggccatttgacgctacTTTTAACTGATgattgaacgtttaaatctcgtgtTTAGTAACACGAAACTGTACAAGTAACtttagtattttgttataaaGTTTGAGTTTTGtataagaaaagtaaaaaatacaattttatttgaaaaagtcataataacgtaatatttattttaactctggcaaagtcatcgtgggccgcattataagctcttgagggccgcatgcggcccgcgggtcgtagtttggagacccctgattTAGAGTAATTGAAAATGCCTAGTATCCAAAGAATTCGCCCTCAAACATGGGCTGGAGTTATCTTGACGATTTAAATCATGGACGTGTAGATTATTAGGTCGTACGATTTCACGACCGTTCCACGGAATGGGTCGCCTAAAGaatcgtttgatttttttacatttttgtcaGTCCAGTCaggccaaatgaagtcatcctAATGAATAAAAACGTGAAGGAAAGTTTTAAGATCCGAAACCCTAAGATCTTCGTTAGACCACAACAAATCCAGTGTGATGAGAAGCATTTTCGATCAGTTATATTATCATCACACTGTTGACTATAAGCAACACTTTCGATTTCTGCTCGAAACATTACAACATacctaaacaaacaaaaagcatcgCCCCTATcagctgtgtttgttttgatttgcgcTTGCCGGTGTTTCGGTGCTGAAACTCGGCCGCCACAGCCGCGGGCCAGTCAGCGGGTTAAACAGCTgataacacacacgcacacatacacacacaggcactcaTACAAAGTGAGCAAAACCCAATCTCGTTGCCAAAATCCCAAAACACTCCAGAGCCGGTTGCGGGAATCGGATCAGCAGAGAATCGGGTCAAATGTGACAACCCACCGTTACCGACCGCAAAGGACACTCCACGGTCATGGTTTTTTGGTCATTCGGTCCGGGGGCAAAGCAGATTACGGGTTTCGAGGTTTCTTTTCGTAATCGAAGGTTCGGTTAGCGGACAAACAATCAACAATAAcgtttatgtttttgtattcttttatttgaaaaaataatcatcatcatgctgttgttttgcttcgtttcatttcaacttccctttttttgtcaaTGATTAATGATGCTACTCAAtatcacaaaaataaaaactcccATGCGAGCATGAgtggagagtgtgtgtgtgtgtgtcggtgaaTGATGTGATGAAAATCATCGTCTTTTAGCTGGTTTTGTACTGTTTCGTTTGCTTAATTCGTTTGCTCGCGCACCTCTCCCGAAAACACCGTGCCAACCTGTGTCTAGTGGGCTACGATCGACTGAGCACCAGCGTTGGCAGCGGAACCGGCCAGACCGCCACCGAATCCACCGTGGCCGCCGCCCTGGGTGAACGATTGCGACGCAGCATTGGCAGCCGATCCCGAGAAGCCACCGAAGCCCGGGAATCCACCGtgtccaccgccaccgccctGCGTGAACGATTGAGCACCGGCGTTGGCAGCCGATCCACCGAAACCGCCTCCATGGCCACCGCCCTGCGTGAACGACTGAGTGCCAGCGTTGGCAGCCGATCCGGCCAGACCACCGCCGAAGCCTCCGTGGCCACCGCCCTGGTTGAACGACTGAGCGCCAGCGTTAGCGGCCGATCCCGAGAATCCTCCAAATCCGGGGAATCCACCGTGCCCGCCGGAACCGCCCTGGTTGAACGATTGGGCGCCAGCGTTAGCGGCCGAGCCGGAAAGTCCACCGAAACCGCCACCATGTCCGGGGAAGCCACCGCCGAAGCCTCCGCCCTGGTTGAACGATTGGGCACCGGCATTGGCAGCGCTGCCGGACAGGCCACCCGGTGCATTACGCACGACACGGATCGGGGCAATGGGCAGATCCGCATCATCCAGCAGGATCACTGTAACGAGAGCGACATCACCATTAGGACACACACTCGGGGGACTAAGCTCGCCGGCTACTTACGCTGGTACGGGGCAGCCGAAACGGTGGCCAAAATGACCGCAGCAAACACCACAAACGACTGCATACTCTTGTCTTCTGAGCAGACTTCTCACACGAACAAATCCTCACGTCAACTCGGCACGGCTTGCGATTGCGCAATGATGCTCCAGTAGGCACATCCTAGCAGTATTTATATGGCGACGGCCGTACCCCTTACGATTTCGAACCCTTCCGCAGCCCGCCGAGGTGTACCTGTCCTAGGGTGGCTAACAATGGCTGCCAACAAACTCAAACTCTTGCCGAGGAGCTAGGGAATTGGCTGGGAGGGATTGGAAGGAAGGGCGAGTTTTTGCTCTGTCCGATATGTTTGTCTGTGCGTAGTGGGTAAAGTCTGCACGAGACGAGGGCTCGATCAGGTCCCGCTTGGGGGGAGGTGGGACAGGGTGACGTGTGAGTCAGCAGCTAATTCCGTGGTGTAAAGCAAGAGACCGGAGAGTACGGGACTCGCTTGCAACCACACTCGCTCTTGCCTCTTCAGGAGATGGGTCTTCGTTCTTGAGACGCTTAAAATCCAGTTTTTAAACCATTCTGTCAGTCCCAGCGCCCATCAGCGCCCATCGAATTACGATCATCAGCGATCGTGTGGGCAAGATGAGGGCAATCATGCGCTCGGGCTGGACTAACCTAGAGTTGCACGGGAATGGATGGTACATGTGTaagtgtaggtgtgtgtgtgcgtcccgGGAGGAACTCTGACCCCCTGCGGGCTGGAGTAGAGCATCAGGTTCTGCAAGCCTGCTGTAGCCTGCTACACTGTAATGTGCTACGATTCAGCACTTTTTCCGTATGATTGATGTACCGAATTCACCGGGGGGACGTAGGGGTGTTGGAAGAACCCGTGTACAAAGCAATGTTGATCAGTCGAGTGCGTTCTTTTGATGGTTGGAGATCAGTGTCAGCTTTTGGTTGGAGAGCCCtatcagaaaaaaatatcattcaaaaagaaagaaggacTGATTTTGTTGACGGACAAGTGGAAAAGAGGATTTGATAATATTTTCTCCGTTATGTAAGCGAAAAAGAGATAAGCGATTTCTTTTGTATCTCTTCTGAGCATTCTCCTTGGTTGTGATTTTTACTGCCGGTCCTGCAAGGTAACAACCCTTAATGCGAAGAATTGTGCACGTTATTACATGTGTATGAGTTATTATTTATCatattttacaaatatttatcattCTCTGCAAGTGTTACTATAACAATTGTAgaatgtttgaaatgtttcgGTATCCAAATGGTGATAACTAATTACGTCGTGAGATATAAAGCATTGTCGTTTAAAAGATCAACGGAAAGATCGATCAAATCGATGCTAAACATCATTCTCGTTAGGTCTTCTGAACAGAAGTCAATGATGTGTTGTCGTTATAGGGgtattttgatgcatttttaaaGATTATAATATTTCCCTAGTAAGGGGAGGTGATTTTGTTGACAGATACGGCTCGGAAAATCAACGGTCGATCaagaatgataaaaatatCTATACTTGGGATTTCCACCAAAGCTCATTCCGGTTTTGCAGTTTGCAAAACAGAAAGGTCAACATTCGGAACGCGGAAGATTCATAAAGAACGAAGGACAAGAACAAAGCTGAAAATAGCGACAAAATTACATATTCTATGACCATGAGCGAAGATTTTGTATTCGTATTAGCATCGAAATCGATTGAAAATAGGGAAATTATATCTCTTTACTGCAGCATTTCGTGGTACGAAACCGGGTGAAAATTGTACATTTTTAACGAACCACTTTTGGCTACTTATTGCACGATAACATAAATCATTCGACAGACTTGGAATGTAGAATAGTAAAATTTTCACAATCAActgtgtttgatgtttgtaaaATCTTTTATAGGTTTAAAcatattaatttcaaattctaATCGCTGCATATGAAATACAAAATAAGCGTTAATTCAGTTAAGAGGTAACGAAAAAAGTCAACTCCAGAGCGTCGTTAAGCTATGgcgacaaaacaacaaacgccaACAAAAGACTTCAACGGCGCACCTGTCATCAAGCAACGAACCCATTAATAATCACCTTGCTCTGGAgctttctttcgtttcgtgCTGTAGGTCGCCTACTTCGGCTGCTGCCAGTAGCGCCAAATGTGAGAACCGATGACATGTTTACAATCGATTGTGAATGCAGAaggaaacaataataaacaaataaacgcgagagtttgttttacaataaaaGGTTTAATTTATCcaaacgtatcacaatcgacCACCTTGAGAGTATGCGTGCTGTTATCGCGcagttttgctgttgctgcggttcGCTATTTGTacgatgttgttttttgatgtcgtcgttgttgtttttttccctctccgTCGTTATGTCTAACAAACGCGGATGCAAGTGTCATGTGTGTCATTGTAATTTCGTTCGCGCATATGTGCTTTTGttacgtttcttttttgtctgcgcttcttgtgtttgtgtgtgtattttgtacGGACTGCCGATTTCTAGAACGTAATCCCGGCCGTCAGTGGAGTACCATGCGTACTAGTACTTATGCGTTTATGTGCCTTTTTGTTCATTTCCTTGCTCCGTTGCAGATGTTGTTGCTCTGCCCCCATTTGCGAACGATCACGCGTCCGTAGAGGGTGCGGACAGTTGAAAGCGtccggttcgtcgcttaacCGCTGAAGGACTGAGCGCCGGCATTGGCAGCCGAGCCGCTGAATCCACCGAAGCCGGGGAATCCGGAACCGCCCGAGAAGGACTGAGCGCCGGCGCTGGCGGCCGAACCTCCGAATCCGCCGAATCCACCACCGAAAGACTGCGAGGCAGCGTTAGCGGACGAGCCGGAGAAGCCACCGAAGCCAGGGAATCCACCACCGGCCGAGAAGGACTGAGCGCCGGCGTTGGCCGCACTGCCGCTGAACTGTGCAGCACGTGCTACACGGGCCACTGGAGCATCGACCGGGACCAGGTAAGCGACTGTGGAAATACGTGTAAGAATTAGGCGTCGCACACACGGTCGTACACTCAGCCGAAGGATGTCTCCGGCGGAGGGACATCGCACAGCGGACAACACTCACTTTGGTACGGGGCACAGTTGGCAACGGCCAGCACGGCGGCCAGGACAAGAGCACAAACCATAACCTTCATCTTGATACTATGTAACACTGCACGTACACGGACGGACGACGAAACGCGGGTAGTAGTACTACTTGGAGAGCTTAAGCTGAGCGACTGATATCGTACATCCCGGTAACGGTGTGCTTTATATATCGCTCCCAATCGAAAACTGTCGCCACGATTTTCACGCACACGATGACCCGATCGACCCTCCCTCCCATTAGGTTGTCCCCAATCGGCAGCTTCCTGCCCCACGATCGCGCAGTGATCGTGTAGGGCCTTGTACGTTTTTTGGGTGAGAATCGTTCGATCCGATCGTTCAAGACCAGTTTTCCACCCAgttggtttcggtttcggaAGAGGCAGGACGGAGGGGCGAACGTTTGCAAGAGAGTATCGCAGTAACGCAGCCTAGTGTGCTATCACATCCgtacgcacactcacacacagggGGTTGACAAGCTCGCATAGGTCCCGGCCGGTATTCCCACCTTGCGAAGAAGACACACCACGCGCACGGTGGAGGCTGGATTTTGCATTTCGGTCACTCGTATGTGCGGTTGGCTGGCAGAAATGTAAATTTTGTCGTAAAAATAcgtgcctttttttcctttccccccGCTTGTATGTTGGCACAGGTAGAGATCGAAGACTGTTCCGCAGACGGAAGAGTGCGTAACTGAGTGCGGGTGAAGTCGGATAAAGTGGTCGTTTTGGATGGGCCTGTTGGGCAATGGGTTGGCACTCATTCGCCATCCCAGCCGGCCCGAGCGGCCATTAGTAGTGTGCCAATGTTTGGTGAAGCGTCCCGGTCGATTTGATAAACACTAATGCACATATATACACGTCATGTATTTATCTGCTTTGATTAGCAGTTTACTCTTCCATTTTTAAGATTCGGtgttgcttttcttctttcctgctatattttatgtttgtgcgtttttttctcgAGGGAAAaccagcttttttgttgttcgagCGAGAGGTTGTTGGTTTTGACTTTCGTTTCAGGGGACTTTTATCAGCAAAatccaacaaaaaagagaagct encodes the following:
- the LOC1281665 gene encoding uncharacterized protein LOC1281665 isoform X2 encodes the protein MKVMVCALVLAAVLAVANCAPYQMILLDDADLPIAPIRVVRNAPGGLSGSAANAGAQSFNQGGGFGGGFPGHGGGFGGLSGSAANAGAQSFNQGGSGGHGGFPGFGGFSGSAANAGAQSFNQGGGHGGFGGGLAGSAANAGTQSFTQGGGHGGGFGGSAANAGAQSFTQGGGGGHGGFPGFGGFSGSAANAASQSFTQGGGHGGFGGGLAGSAANAGAHQSFTQGGGHGFGGFSGSAANAGAQSFSQGAGGFPGFGGASGSAANAGAQSFGG
- the LOC1281665 gene encoding uncharacterized protein LOC1281665 isoform X1; the encoded protein is MQSFVVFAAVILATVSAAPYQLILLDDADLPIAPIRVVRNAPGGLSGSAANAGAQSFNQGGGFGGGFPGHGGGFGGLSGSAANAGAQSFNQGGSGGHGGFPGFGGFSGSAANAGAQSFNQGGGHGGFGGGLAGSAANAGTQSFTQGGGHGGGFGGSAANAGAQSFTQGGGGGHGGFPGFGGFSGSAANAASQSFTQGGGHGGFGGGLAGSAANAGAQSIVAH